GGAAGATGTTGTTAGCAGTGGCTCCGGCCAGCGTGTATTGGGCATTCGGCTGCCCTTTTTCTGCAATGACAGCGGAGTTGGCCGTGATTCTGCCAAATTCCCAGTCTTCGAGGCTACTGATTTCTTCAGTAATCGAGGAGACCGTATACCCGCCGGCTTGGGCAATCTTGAAGTCAGGAGGGCCATAAAAACCGGCGCCAGGGTTGCGCTGGACGATGGTGTTATCATACGCTTGGTCCGCCGCGTAGGTCATGAAATTGGCGACCGCGTTGGGGACCTCATCTGGCAGTAGCCGTACCTGGATCGCGGTGGGCGTCAACTGGATCCGCCGGATGGTACCTCCCTCATAAGGCACTTCTTCGGTCACGAAGCCCGGTTCGTTACGGGTGAAATCTCTTCCCGCAAGGTTACCATAACGCGTAATCCCCTCAATCGTGGTGCCCGATAGGGTGGGCAGGAGGACGGTGAAGGTGGCGGTGGGATCGCTTTCGTAGATCCGGAAAAAGTCATCCAGGTTGATCGTCCCAGTGGTCTGGATATCGAACTCGCGTTGCGATTCGAGCTTGGCGAGGATGAGCTTTTGAGCGCTGGCCTGAGAGCCGAGGGCACCCAGGAGCAGGAGGGTCGTAAGGGGGCGGAGGCGCTGATGCGTCATGCTGCGGATACAACAGCGCGTGAGCCCGGGAGTAAAGGCCGAAAACGCCCGTTGGAAAACAGGCGATTCTCTTTGCTGCGCCGCTGGTGGGGCCGCCTCAGGGGCTTTACCAGGAGTAGTAGGGCTGGTTGTTCAGCCAATACTCGAGCGTTTGAGTCGGGAAGTCCTCGGCTTTTACCCACGTGCCAATGCCGTCCATATCGTACTCGGGCGGGTAGATGTAGATCCAGCGGATCCGTGGGGTAGAGGGGTCGTTGTCGTGGTCTTCGAGTCTTGTATGGACCCAGCCAGAGCTGTCGCTGTCGGAGCCGGCCACGTAGAGTTGGGTCGAATGAGCGTTCTTGGTCCACATCCAGCGTTGGAGGGTAAAGTCGTAGGCCCAGAAGCCGTTGACGTCGTTCGCCTCTTCGACCGCGTCGATCCAGAGCGCACCGTATAGGGGGATCCAGACGGTGGGGAAGCCGTAGTCGAAGACGCGGCCAAAGCCCGTATTGTAATAGGCTTTCCAGGTTTCTTCCAAATCATCTGGCTTGGGCACGACGCTCGTGGCCGTGGTGAAGAAATCGAGCAGGTCCTGATTCGCGGCCAACAGGGTCAGGTAGAGCTTTTCTTCGTCGTCGCCTTTCTTCGCCGAAAGCTGGATGTCCAGCATGCCGGGGCGGAGGGGGTGCACGGTGAGCTTGCTGCCCTCCTGCGTGATCTGGAAAGCGGATTTGTCGTAGTTGTAGCCGCCGTCGTTGTCGGTCGTGTTACCGTCCTGATCTTCGTCTTCCAGCTCTTCGAGCGGGATCCAGGAGAAGTCGACCCCGGGGTGGGCGGAGGCGGGGGTGCCGAGAAATTCGTCGTCGAGGCGGACCTTGGGGAAGCGGATAAAGGCGTCGCTCCAAAAGCCTGCGTGGCTGTCGAGGGCACCGTCGGCAGTCGCTTCGCTGTTACGCATCAGGGGCAGATCCTGAAACTGAACTGAGTCAGGGTAAGGGAACCAGTAGTCCTCCAAATCATAAGCGGGGATTTGCGCCAGGCGGTCGAGCACTGCTTGTCCTTCCTCGGTTTCGACGACGCCGAAGACGGGGTAGTTGTTGCTCAGCCATGGGTGGTCGACGAGGTTAAAATACCATTGGCTGGTGAAGATACCATAACCGGTGAGTGCGCCCGCCAGCGTGTAGGGAGTGTTCAGGCGGCCTTTTTCACCCAAAACGCTGGTCAGTGCGGGTACGTGCTCAATTCCCACTTCGCCATAGCCACCCGCTTCGTCGCCGATAGGGGAAATCGTGTAG
The Verrucomicrobiota bacterium JB022 DNA segment above includes these coding regions:
- a CDS encoding peptidylprolyl isomerase; translated protein: MTPPRLLTLSTLLLLGTFGSQATAQKLVLAKLERLRELDVGTTQTIDFDDYFRLYESDPTVTFTVMLPTLSGTTIEDVTRERDYGREIIIRGEPGFVTETVPYNGGTAQVIKLTPFDIPVRLLPDEVPNAVANFMTYVAAQAYDDTIVHRNPGSGLYQRPDSPPLSIAQAGGYTISPIGDEAGGYGEVGIEHVPALTSVLGEKGRLNTPYTLAGALTGYGIFTSQWYFNLVDHPWLSNNYPVFGVVETEEGQAVLDRLAQIPAYDLEDYWFPYPDSVQFQDLPLMRNSEATADGALDSHAGFWSDAFIRFPKVRLDDEFLGTPASAHPGVDFSWIPLEELEDEDQDGNTTDNDGGYNYDKSAFQITQEGSKLTVHPLRPGMLDIQLSAKKGDDEEKLYLTLLAANQDLLDFFTTATSVVPKPDDLEETWKAYYNTGFGRVFDYGFPTVWIPLYGALWIDAVEEANDVNGFWAYDFTLQRWMWTKNAHSTQLYVAGSDSDSSGWVHTRLEDHDNDPSTPRIRWIYIYPPEYDMDGIGTWVKAEDFPTQTLEYWLNNQPYYSW